Part of the Sulfobacillus acidophilus DSM 10332 genome, TGTTGGGTCTCAAACAAGGAGGAGGTCACGTTGGGTCCATTCACTTCGTCATCGATAATCATAAAATGCGTGTGCGGAAATTCATGAGACACCTGCTGTACCGCTTGTGCCATTAAAAAGCCGACGGCAATCACCAAATTATAGCCTTGTTTGGCGTAGTTGGTCAAAAACGGCACGTAATCCGATTCGGTTTGCGATTGCACAACCGACACCGTCACGCCTAACTGGTTTTTCGCCTGCAACAAACCTTCATACGCTAAATGGTTAAAACCATGGTCATTAAGACCCCCGGTGTCGGTAACCAGCCCGACTTTATATTGGGCTGCCTTTGATCCCGACGTGCTGGACGCCCCGGTACTCGACGATGTTGATCCACAACCGGCCAGTAATCCGCCGCCCACCAACAGGGTTGCCGCTAATGCTAATGCACGGGCTTTCATCCCATTGCCTCCCTATTTCGAATAATCCCCCACCAACATCGGTGCCGATGCGGTGCAATTGATTGACATCTGATGTCTTATCAGCTGAATTGTAAAGGACAACCCCTGAGCGGTGCAATGGTTGCAAAATAATTTGGTCGAAATAGGGGATCAATGCTACAAATGTTGGCATGAACCGCAGGCTATCGCGGGAGGCGAGCAAAAAAGAGACGCGGCCCGGTCGGCACCATCGTGCCGGGAGCCGGTTCCAACGTCACGCCCACCGCATTGACCGGTCGTCGAGGCCCGGGAATCCAAAAAGAAACCCCATGGGAACGAGTAGGCCGAAACACGCTCGCCCGTAGATGACGATGCCCGATAATCCACCAGGCTTCATATACCGTACGAGGACGCGGGGGAGAAACCTGCGCCTGCACCCAGGTCCATCCGGCGGATGAGATCACGAGGGACACGGATCCTACGCGCGGGACATCGGGTACCATCTCCACCCGTGTCCCCGTCATATAAGCCCACAAGGCGACCGGACCGGAAGGAGCCTCTGCCCATATCAAATGCGGCCAAATATAAAAGAATGCCGCTGCCGCTAAAGTCGCCAGGTAAACCAGCCCACGGCGTCTCCGAGGCAGGGTATTACGGACAACGGGCCTGGGGTCCACACGGGAAAAATCCCACGCCGGTGCCGTTTTTGCGGACACAACCGCCATCGGCGGCATCAACGACGTCAGGTAGGCTTGCCGCGATTGGCAAACCGGGCAATTGGCCCAATGACGATACAGTCGATCTCTTTCATCCCGGTGCCCGGAAGCCAACGCCAAAAGATCCACATCATCTAAATGCCGTGTCATGAGACACCTCCCGGACCGACGCGGGTGGTTTGTCGACGCAACTTATGAATCGCCCGCGATGCGAGGCTCTTAACCGTTCCTACGGGAACCCCCCACAATGCCGCGATTTCTTTTTGCGTAAAGCCGTAATAATAGGCTAACTGTAGTACCCGGCGTTCCCGGTCCGACAATTGGCCTAGGGCATCTTGAAGCCAATCATGATCCTCTTCCCCGTCATCGTCTACGACAGGCGAATCAAACTCCTCCCAGGAGATTGTGGCCGGGCGCCGTTGACGCCAATAGTCCATCGCCTTACGGCGAGCAACTTGCCACAGCCAACCGGAAGCGGACCCCCGCCGGGGATCGAATCGTGACGCCCCCCGCCAGACGTCCAATAAAATATGCTGAACCACATCGGCCACATCATGCGCCGGAACCCCGGTCGCCCGGATTAATTGGGCCCAACGCGGGCCCCATCGGACATACAACTCTTCCATCAAATCCGGATGGTGAGCCAATCGGCTTAACAATTCGTCATCGTTAGGTACCATGAACCCCCGCTGCAAAGAGGCCGTCTCAAGGCCCCTTTTCGTTACCCGGTATTCCGCAGGCCCAATGCAATTCCTTCCATGGTCTGCGACAAAATCGGCAACAACTTCGGATCCTCTGTCGCCCGGTAGGTCTTCAGCAATTCGATTTGCAAATAGTTTAACGCATCCACTTGCGGATTACGCCAGGTCACCGCGGTTTTTAGGCGCGGTTGACCAGACAAAGGCGGCCCCCCGGAGATCGCCTGCAGAGCATTGGTCAGACGTCGCCGTTCTTCTTGGATCAGCGGCCAAAACCGGTCTTTGAGCTCGGGCGTGGCCAACGATTGATAGGCCTCGGCCACCATGTCATCCGACTTGACGAGTGCCAACTCCAAATTATGCAGCATGGTGTTCAAAAACGGCCACTGTCGGCGAAGCATTTGAATGCGCGATAACCCCTCCGGTTGACTTAGGGCTTGGTCGAGGGCCGTCCCGGCCCCATACCAGGCAGGTATCCCCATCCGATTTTGGGTCCATGCGAAGACCCAGGGAATGGCACGCAGGTCATCCCAGCAAAATTGTTCCCGCCAAGACGGCCGAGAGCCCCAATTTAAGGCCGACATTTCCCGAATGGGCGTAACCGCCAAGAAGTATTCCCAAAATCCCGGGGCATGGACTAATTCGCGATAGGTTTTAACCGCCAGGTCACCTAAATGGTCCATCCAGCCGACGGTGTCCGCATCCGGTTCCCATCCCGGATCCGCCGCATGCTGAACATGAGCCACCGTCATCAGTTCCAAGCTTCGCCAGGCTAACGAGGGTAACAAGAATTTTTGGGACAACACCTCACCTTGCTGCGTCATCCGAAGCGGGCTTAATCGCGTCTTCGGGGGTTGCCCTAAAATGGCGTACGACGTGGGACCGCCCCCGCGTCCCAAGGCCCCGCCCCGGCCATGGAAAAATCCTAACGTGACGCCATGTTGCTCCGCCCAGAGCATCAATTGGTTTTGAGCCTGATAAATTTTCCAACTGGCCGTAAATGTTCCGGCATCCTTCGTGCTGTCCGAATAGCCGAGCATCACCTCTTGATAGAATTGCCGACTCTGCAGATGCTGGCGCCAGACAGGCTCCTGAAAAGCCTGATCTAAAATCACCACCGCATTTTCCAGGTCATCCAGAGTTTCCACCAAGGGGATGATGTCGAGACTCAACTCCGGATCTACGGCTCGACCGAGCGCTAAAACGGCTAATAAATCACTGGCGTGATGAGCCATACTGACCAAGTAACGAGACACCGCACGCGGGCCGTATTGACGGCGCGCTTGAGAAATGACCTGAAATGTCTCTTTCAGCTCGGCGGTAACGGACGACGAAGGAATCCACGCCGGTGGATGCTCAATCAATTGCGCTAACACCTTCATCTTGTCGCGCTCGGATAATGTCCGATATTCCTCACCGGCCAGATCGACCACGCCTTCAATGTGCACGCGGCTATGCTGGCGAATATCCAAACTGGCCAAGTGAAATCCGAAGATATCGATCTGACGCAAAAGGCGCTTTAGTTCATAGGGCCAACGGTCGGGATCGGCATCCCAAAAACGACCTAACTGCTCCACATCCTGCCGAAATTGATGCGCTTGCCGATATCCGCGAGGATCGTGGTTCAGCGTTGCCGCCAGCCGCTCGCGCATCAGGCCGACCATCTGCCGCAGAGGCTCCATCGGGTACCGCCGCGCCAAGACATCCGCCACGTCAGGAAACTCTTCGGCCAAAAGCGCAATCCACCGCCGGCATTGTTCGCTCTTCTCCAGATACCGATCGCTTGCCGTTAAGGTCCGCTCCAAATCATCCAACAGCGGCTGATAAAGTCGCAAAATCGTCTCTTGATGCCGCCGAAGCGTGTGCTCGGTCACCTGAGCGGTCACCTGGGGATGCCCGTCGCGGTCGCCCCCAATCCAGGAGTCCACCGCCCAGTCAATCCGCCCCAACCGATGCCGAGCCAAGACCTGATCGAGTTCCAGCAAGAGATCCGGTAACATGGAAAATAAACTGTGTTCTAAATAAAAAATGCCAAGCTCCACTTCGTCAAGCACCGTCGGGCGATCCTGACGCCGACTGGGGGTTCGCCAAAGCGCCCGAATCTCTTCCCGCAACCGGAAGATTTGCGTGTCATGTTGAGCATGGGCTACCGAGACACCCGATGCGGGATCCAAGAGCTGGCCTAATTTGCGAATGTGCTGCAAGATCGTCCGTCGCGTACTTTCCGTCGGATGAAACGTAAGCACCATACGACCTACAAGGGGGCGGCCAAACGGCTCGGCCTGCCGCTGATCCAAGAGCTTGGCCAATTGATTCAACGATCCACGGGGTGGCTCACTGCCATCTTTCCGGCGCATTTCGACGACTTTAGCCCGCGCCAAATCCTCGGCCAGGTTTTGCAATCGAAGCCGCTCCGTAAAATACCGAGCCAATGCTTCCGCTTCCCGTACATCCGGCTTGGGCTGGAACCCGCCGGATTCCCGATGCTGCAGCACCTCATCGAAATATCCGTGCGCGTCATCCACCAAGTGAGGATTATCTTCTCCCCGAACCACATCATCCAATAGCGACCACAGCAAGTTCACCATTGGCCGCCATAAATCAACATGCCCAGTGGACGAAATAGTCCCCGTTCGATTTGCCAATGGTTGCGCCTGCAACTTTCCGCAGGCTCCCTCCTTCCGCTGTCGCCAAAATATTATGTTTAAGCATACCGTTCCCCAGACGGATTGGGTAGTAGGTTTTCCCCGAAATTACCGTTGACCTTGTGTATTTTTACATTTCACCCGTCAATTTTTACAATTCACCTGCCAAAACCGACGATTGGCGGATAATTTAGTGAACGTGTTCACATGCACATATAACATATCAGCAAGGCTGCGATCCCCATTCCCCAAGGTAAAACGGTTCTAATTTTCAGAATACCTTGTAAGGTGATCCGCTGCACCCAACGCGCCCATTTACTTGCGTAGCACTCGGACAGCATCAGGCATACGGAAAGTCCAGAATAATTCGAGACATGACCGGCCGAGAGCACCAAAAGACAATTTTTGTGCTCGGCAGCGGCGGTGGGTGATGATTTTTTTAAATTGACGGAAGGGAGAGAGAACCGTGGGTTTTGCGTCCTTTCGCACTATTGTGCGCGATGCCTTCGAACATGGATATGCCGTCGGGCATATCAACATTAATAACCTGGAATTTGTCCAAGCGATCGTGGACGCCGCCGAGGCGGAGGAAGCCCCTGTAATTTTAGGGGTCAGCGAAGGCGCGATCAAATATATGGGGCTCGACTATACCGTTGCTCTGGCACGTACGGCGGCGGAGCGGGCTAAAGTCCCTGTCATGCTTCATCTCGACCACGGTTCCAGCTTTGAATGGGTTGTCCGGGCAGTCCGCGCCGGATTTTCTTCCGTCATGATTGATGGGTCTCATTTGCCGCTGGAAGAAAACATTCGGCTGACCCAACGAGTCGTAGAGCTGTGTCATCCCCTCGGGATTGATGTGGAGGGCGAATTAGGCCGTATTGGCGGAACCGATGATGACCTCACGGTGGATGAACGGCTCGCCACGTTGGCACGACCGGAAGATGCCGAAAAATTCGTCTCGAGTACCGGCGTCGACGCGCTGGCCGCCGCCATTGGGTCCGCCCATGGACGATACAAAGGGCGTCCCCAACTCGACTTCGATCGTCTCGTCGCGATCCGCCGAGCCACCAACACCCCATTGGTACTCCACGGGGGATCGGGAATTCCCGATGAAGACGTGGTCCGGGCGATTTCGTTGGGAATTGCGAAAGTCAATATTAATACCGAAAACCAAGAGGCCTTCACCGCCACCGTTCGAGCCCTCTTGCAAAAGAACCCGGATGTCTATGATCCGCGGAAATATCTGGCGCCTGCTCGGGATGCGATTAAGGAAACCGTACGGGCCAAGCTACGGCTTTTGGGTTCCTCGCATCGTGTCCTAACATCGGTTTAACAAACATGAGTGAGGTGAAGGAGGTGAATACGATGAATCCGTCCCGCCGGGTTGTCATGGTAGGGATTTGCGGCGACAGTGGTGCGGGTAAATCCACGTATGCCCACGCTTTGCGTGAGCTTTTGGATCCCGAGCGAGTCACCGTCATCACCTTAGACGACTATCATTCGCTCAACCGACACGAACGGAACGCTATCGGCATCACTGCGCTCCATCCTTGGAAAGCGAATAACCTCGGCCTTCTAACCGAACATGTGTGGGCTCTTCGGCGTGGTCAGTCCATTGTCAAACCGACCTATGATCATGCGACGGGAGAGTTTGGGGCCCCCGAAGAGATCGTCCCTCGCGACATTGTGATTTTGGAGGGACTCCACACGTTTTATCTCGAGCGGCTTCGGGAAGCCTTAGACCTGAAAATCTACTTCGACACCGACATTCAGTTGCGGGTGCAGTGGAAAATTGCGCGCGACTCCAGCCAACGGGGTTATACCCCGGAGGAAGTGATGGCGGAGATCGAGCGGCGGCGGCCCGATGTAGAACGCTACATTGAACCCCAAAAGGCCCTCGCCGATATTGTGATTCACTACCTGCCGGACAACGAAACGCCTCCCCATCCGGATTATCCGGATCCTGTACGAGTCCGTTTTGCCGAACGGTTACGCGGATCCAAACGGCGCCTGGTAAAATGGTTGGCTTTGGCCGGCCAATTGGGACTGATCCAAACCGACCACTTCCATGACCATATCATCGGGGAAGAAATGGAAATCGCCTCGGTATCGGGTATCACCGACAGTAAAACCCTAAACTCCCTGATCGAAATGGTCAGTGAACGGCAACTCGTCACCGAAAGGGTGCGCCAACAACTCGAAGCGCGCCACCACGATCCGGTGATTGTCTCCCGCATCTTGGTTGCCAGCATGATTGCTCATCTCGGTCATCAAAGTCGCCAAGACGTCTCGGCAGAATTGCGGTAACCGGCTAACGGAACAAGGGATTTTTACTCCCGAGAGGAGGGGGCTTCATGTCGCATACCCCATTACCGGTTCTGATCGCCCCGTCTATTCTCAGCGCAGATTTCGGCCATTTGGCCGACGACGTGCGGGATGTGGTTAATCGGGGAGCCGATTGGATTCACGTGGATGTCATGGACGGGCGCTTTGTGCCCAACATTACCATGGGTCCGGTGGTTGTCGAAGGGATTCGCCCGGTGACCGACCGCCCGTTGGATGTTCATCTGATGATTGTCGAGCCGGAGCGTTACTTGGAGGACTTTGCCCGTGCCGGCGCCGAGCGCATCAGCGTCCACGCGGAAGCCACGCCCCATCTGCACCGGGCCCTAGAAATGATTCACGGCCTGGGCAAATTGGCTGGCGTCGCATTAAACCCGTCGACCCCGGTCAGCGCCATTTATCATGTGGCGGAAAATCTGGACCTGGTTCTGCTGATGACCGTCAACCCCGGATTTGGGGGGCAATCCTTCATACGCCCAATGCTGACGAAAATCCGGGAGACGCGGGATTGGCTCGACCGGCAGGGCCTCACACACGTTCCGATTGAAGTCGACGGCGGGATTAACCCGGAAACGGCCAAGTGGGCCATCGAAAGTGGCGCCACGGTGATGGTGGCAGGATCCGCGATCTTCCGCGCCCCGGATCGGACCCTTATGATTCAACAAATTCGGCAGGCGGCTTCGCATCCGTCTGTACCCATCAGCCGATAACCCGAAAGGAGATTTGATTTCATGACGACCGAAGAAAATAAAAACCGTTGGGCCGCTGGTGTCACGCCTTACTCCAAAATGGGGTACTGGCAGCCTGATTATCAACCCAAAGACACCGATATCCTCTGTGCATTCCGATTTGTCCCGCAAGAAGGGGTGGACCCGGAAGAAGCGGCGGCAGCCGTTGCCGGAGAATCCTCAACAGCTACCTGGACGGTTGTGTGGACTGACCGACTGACGGCTCACGAGCATTACCAAGCGAAAGCGTATCGCGTGGTTCCGGTTCCCGGCACCGATCAATATATCGCCTATATCGCGTACGACCTGGACCTTTTCGAAGAAGGATCAATCGCTAACTTGACGGCCTCCATCATTGGAAACGTCTTCGGGTTCAAAGCGTTGAAGAGCCTCCGGCTGGAAGACATGCGAATTCCTCCGCACTATGTCAAGACCTTCCAAGGACCGGCTCACGGGATCGTCATGGAGCGGGAGTACTTGAACAAATACGGACGGCCCTTATTGGGCGCGACGGTCAAGCCCAAATTGGGGTTATCCGCCCGTAACTACGCACGGGTCGTCTATGAAGCCTTGCGCGGCGGATTAGACTTCACCAAAGACGACGAAAACATTAACTCCCAGCCGTTTATGCGCTGGCGCGACCGGTATCTGTTCGTGATGGAAGCGGTCAACAAAGCGACGGCGGACACCGGCGAAATCAAAGGCCACTACTTGAATGTCACCGCCGCCACCATGGAGGACATTTATGAACGGGCCGATTTCGCCAAGCAAATCGGTAGCCCGATTATCATGATTGACCTCATTGTGGGTTACACGGCAATTCAATCGATTGCCAAATGGGCCCGTAAAAACGGAGTACTTCTCCACTTACACCGGGCCGGGCACTCGACCTACACGCGGCAAAAAACGCATGGCGTATCCTTCCGGGTCATCGCCAAATGGATGCGGTTGGCGGGCGTTGACCACATTCATGCCGGAACCGTCTTGGGTAAACTCGAAGGCGACCCGCGAACCACTGCAGGCTACTACCAGACGCTGCGTGGGATGAAATATGATGCCGATCCCACCATAGGCCTTTACTTCGAGCAAGATTGGGCCTCGTTACCTGGGGTCATGCCGGTGGCCAGCGGCGGTATTCATGCCGGGCAAATGCATCAACTCATTGACTTATTGGGCGAAGACGTGGTGCTCCAATTCGGAGGCGGTACATTCGGTCACCCGCACGGCATCGCAGCCGGCGCCGCCGCCAACCGGATTGCCTGTGAAGCCATCATCCAAGCCCGTAACGAAGGCCGCGATTACGTGAATGAAGGGCCGGAAATTTTGGCCGAAGCCGCCAAGTGGTCACCTGCGTTGCGGGCGGCGTTAGACACGTGGAAAGATGTCACCTTCAACTTTGAATCGACCGACACCCCCGACGTGTTGCCCACCCCGAGCTTTTAGTCCACACCGCCAAATTAAAGGAGTGTAGAGTATGCCATTTCATTTAACCCAAGGGACGTTTTCCTTCCTCCCGCCTCTCAACGACGATCAGATTCGCGCCCAAATCCAATATGCCATCAACAACGGCTGGGCGATCAACATCGAATTTACCGATGATCCGCATCCTCGCAACTTTCTATGGGACATGTGGGGCTTGCCGATGTTTGACCTGCAAGACCCGGCCGCGGTCATGTACGAGTTAAACCAGTGCAAAGAGGCGTATCCGCATCATTACATCCGGATTAACGCCTATGACAGCAGCCTAGGCCGTCAAACCACCGCCTTGTCCTTTATTGTCAATCGCCCGCCGTCCGACCCGGGCATGAACGTCATCCGGCAAGAAGGTCCCGATCGGCAGATTCGGTACACCATTCACAGCTACGCCACCGACAACCCGCCGGGAAGCCGCCTTTAAGCGGCCCCCCGGCCCCTCTGGTAAAGGAGATGACCGACGATGAGCACCTACGACGCGACGACGGATGTCCAGCCTACTTGGGTTGATTTCGAACAAGTGCTGAAAGAATCCCAGGTGCTAGAAGTCTTGGAACGGTTAGACCAAGACTTGGTCGGCTTAATCCCGGTGAAAACGCGAATTCGCGAAATCGCGGCCTTGCTGTTGGTCGACCGGATGCGACGGACTATGGAACTCAATTCCAGCCCACCGTCGCTCCATATGTCCTTTACCGGCAACCCCGGCACCGGCAAGACAACGGTGGCCATGCGCATGGCGGAAGTCCTCCATCGTTTGGGTTATGTCCGAAAAGGCCATTTGGTCGCGGTGACCCGCGACGACCTGGTTGGCCAGTACATTGGCCACACGGCCCCCAAAACCAAAGAGGTTTTAAAGCGAGCGATGGGCGGCGTATTGTTCATCGACGAAGCCTATTATCTCTATCGGCAAGAAAACGAACGGGATTACGGCCAGGAGACCATCGAAATTCTCTTGCAAGTGATGGAAAACCAACGAGACGACTTGGTCGTCATTCTGGCCGGCTATAAAGACCGGATGGAAACCTTTTTCAAGTCCAACCCCGGGATGAGTTCCCGGATTGCCCACCACATCGACTTTCCGGATTACACGCCGGAAGAATTGTGGGCCATTGCGCAGTTGATGGCCGCTCAAATGCAATACCGGTTTAGCGACGAGGGCGGTGCGGCTATGCAGGAATACATTCGGCGTCGCCTCACCATGCCACACTTTGCAAACGCCCGGAGTATTCGAAACGCCATTGATCGGGCACGCCTACGTCATGCAAACCGTCTATTTGCCAAAGGGGGGCGGGTCAGCAAAGAAGCCCTCATGACGTTGGAAGCGGAAGACATCCTCCAAAGCCGCGTCTTTGTCGAAAACGAACCGGATGCCGGTTGACCTGTGCGGGGCTCGTGCCCCGCACTCTTTTTTATCACAATATTCTTTGTCTTTTGATGATTACGAGGAGGGTTTCGTGTGATTCGTGTAGGCATTAACGGATTCGGAAGTATCGGTCGCCGGTTTCTTCGCATCGCGCTCACCCGTGATGATATGGAAATCGTGGCCATCAATGATTTGACCGACGCAAAAACATTAGCCCATCTATTGAAGTACGATAGCAATTATGGGCCCTTGCCGGTTGAGGTGAGTGCCGGTCCGGAATCGACGATTCGCGTCGGCTCCCGCACCATTCAAGTCCTTTCGGAGCGGAATCCGGGCAACATTCCCTGGAAAAATTTTGGGGTTGATCTGGTCATCGAATCCACCGGGCTCTTTACCAAAGCCGAAAAAGCCCGTGCTCACATTGACGAAGGTGGGGCTCGTCGTGTGATCATTTCGGCCCCGGCCGACGGCGAAGATGCCACTTTAGTCATTGGCGTCAATCATCATGAATATGACCCGGGTCATCACTATGTGATTTCGAACGCCTCTTGCACCACCAACTGTCTTGCGCCGGTCGCTAAAGTCCTGCATGACCAATTTCACATTGAAGCCGGGTTAATGACCACGGTCCATTCGTATACGAACGACCAGCGACTCTTGGATTTGCCGCATAGCGATTTGCGGCGAGCCCGAGCCGCCGGTCAAAACATCATCCCCAGCAGCACCGGCGCAGCCCGCGCGCTACACAAAGTCATCCCGGCGCTCAAAGGCCGCATGAACGGCATGGCGTTAAGGGTCCCGACGTCCGTCGTCTCCATCGTCGACCTGACCGTGACGACCGCTAAGCCGGTCTCGGTGGACGCCGTCAATCAGGCTCTGGCGGAAGCGGCAAACGGCTCTTTGAAAGGCGTTCTGCAGGTTACCGATGAACCTCTGGTATCCAGTGATTTCCGGGGCAATCCCCACTCCAGTATTGTGGACGCTCGCGAAACCATGCAAATTGGCGACAACATGGTGAAAGTGCTCGCGTGGTACGACAACGAATGGGGCTATGCCAATCGACTCGTCGAGCTCGCGGCCTATGTAGGACAGCAAGAAGGATAAATCCGGAATTTATCAGGGAGGCTTTCATGATGGCAATCAACAATCCGTCTGCCGAACTCGACCAACGTATGATTAATACGCTGCGCACGCTGGCCATCGATGCGGTGGAACAAGCCAATTCGGGACATCCCGGAATGCCCATGGGAGCCGCCCCAATGGCGCATGTGTTGTGGACCCGGTTTCTTCGACATAACCCCAAAAATCCTCGCTGGGTCAATCGTGACCGCTTTATCCTGTCCGCCGGTCACGGTTCGATGTTGCTCTATGCCCTTTTATATCTCACGGGCTATGACATTAGCCTGGATGACTTAAAACGGTTTCGCCAATGGGGGTCGAAGGCCGCCGGCCATCCGGAATACGGCTGGACCCCGGGAGTGGAAACCACCACCGGCCCGTTAGGCCAGGGATTTGCCACCGGCGTGGGGATGGCCATTGCCGAACGCCATTTGGCTGCCCGCTATAACCAGCCGGGCTTTCCCCTCATTGATCACTATACGTACGCCATCGTCAGTGACGGCGACTTAATGGAAGGCATCGCCTCAGAAGCCGCGTCCTTGGCCGGCCATCTCAAACTGGGCAAACTGATTTATCTCTACGATAACAACCATATTTCCATTGAAGGCACTACCGACGTGGCGTTCACCGAAAATGTGGGAGCCCGCTTTAAAGCTTATGGCTGGCATGTACTCACGGTAGATGACGGGAACGACATTCAAGCCATCCACGAAGCGATCGTCAGTGCACGCTCGACCCCTGACCAGCCCAGCTTGATAATGGTCCGAACCCATATCGGCTATGGTAGTCCTAACAAACAAGACACCCCGGATGCGCATGGAGCCCCTCTCGGTAAAGAAGAAGCCCGTTTAGCCAAACAAGCTTATGGCTGGCCGGAAGATCAGCCGTTTTGGGTTCCCACGGAAGTACTGAGTCAATACCGTACCCAGGAATCTCTAGGACCGTTATGGGAGCGGCAATGGCAAACGCTATGGCGAGAGTATCAACAGAAGTTTCCGGAACTGGCCCGGTC contains:
- a CDS encoding ribulose-phosphate 3-epimerase (PFAM: Ribulose-phosphate 3 epimerase family~TIGRFAM: ribulose-phosphate 3-epimerase~COGs: COG0036 Pentose-5-phosphate-3-epimerase~InterPro IPR000056~KEGG: bao:BAMF_1651 ribulose-5-phosphate 3-epimerase~PFAM: Ribulose-phosphate 3-epimerase~PRIAM: Ribulose-phosphate 3-epimerase~SPTR: Ribulose-phosphate 3-epimerase;~TIGRFAM: Ribulose-phosphate 3-epimerase) produces the protein MSHTPLPVLIAPSILSADFGHLADDVRDVVNRGADWIHVDVMDGRFVPNITMGPVVVEGIRPVTDRPLDVHLMIVEPERYLEDFARAGAERISVHAEATPHLHRALEMIHGLGKLAGVALNPSTPVSAIYHVAENLDLVLLMTVNPGFGGQSFIRPMLTKIRETRDWLDRQGLTHVPIEVDGGINPETAKWAIESGATVMVAGSAIFRAPDRTLMIQQIRQAASHPSVPISR
- a CDS encoding Ribulose-bisphosphate carboxylase (PFAM: Ribulose bisphosphate carboxylase large chain, N-terminal domain; Ribulose bisphosphate carboxylase large chain, catalytic domain~COGs: COG1850 Ribulose 1 5-bisphosphate carboxylase large subunit~InterPro IPR000685:IPR017444~KEGG: bts:Btus_2871 ribulose-bisphosphate carboxylase~PFAM: Ribulose bisphosphate carboxylase, large subunit, C-terminal; Ribulose bisphosphate carboxylase, large subunit, N-terminal~PRIAM: Ribulose-bisphosphate carboxylase~SPTR: Ribulose-1,5-bisphosphate carboxylase/oxygenase large subunit); the encoded protein is MTTEENKNRWAAGVTPYSKMGYWQPDYQPKDTDILCAFRFVPQEGVDPEEAAAAVAGESSTATWTVVWTDRLTAHEHYQAKAYRVVPVPGTDQYIAYIAYDLDLFEEGSIANLTASIIGNVFGFKALKSLRLEDMRIPPHYVKTFQGPAHGIVMEREYLNKYGRPLLGATVKPKLGLSARNYARVVYEALRGGLDFTKDDENINSQPFMRWRDRYLFVMEAVNKATADTGEIKGHYLNVTAATMEDIYERADFAKQIGSPIIMIDLIVGYTAIQSIAKWARKNGVLLHLHRAGHSTYTRQKTHGVSFRVIAKWMRLAGVDHIHAGTVLGKLEGDPRTTAGYYQTLRGMKYDADPTIGLYFEQDWASLPGVMPVASGGIHAGQMHQLIDLLGEDVVLQFGGGTFGHPHGIAAGAAANRIACEAIIQARNEGRDYVNEGPEILAEAAKWSPALRAALDTWKDVTFNFESTDTPDVLPTPSF
- a CDS encoding ribulose 1,5-bisphosphate carboxylase small subunit (PFAM: Ribulose bisphosphate carboxylase, small chain~COGs: COG4451 Ribulose bisphosphate carboxylase small subunit~InterPro IPR000894~KEGG: bts:Btus_2872 ribulose-bisphosphate carboxylase~PFAM: Ribulose bisphosphate carboxylase, small chain~PRIAM: Ribulose-bisphosphate carboxylase~SPTR: Ribulose-1,5-bisphosphate carboxylase/oxygenase small subunit) is translated as MPFHLTQGTFSFLPPLNDDQIRAQIQYAINNGWAINIEFTDDPHPRNFLWDMWGLPMFDLQDPAAVMYELNQCKEAYPHHYIRINAYDSSLGRQTTALSFIVNRPPSDPGMNVIRQEGPDRQIRYTIHSYATDNPPGSRL
- a CDS encoding CbbX protein (PFAM: ATPase family associated with various cellular activities (AAA)~TIGRFAM: probable Rubsico expression protein CbbX~COGs: COG0464 ATPase of the AAA+ class~InterPro IPR000470:IPR003593:IPR003959~KEGG: bts:Btus_2873 CbbX protein~PFAM: ATPase, AAA-type, core~SMART: ATPase, AAA+ type, core~SPTR: Protein CbbX;~TIGRFAM: CbxX/CfqX, monofunctional) — encoded protein: MSTYDATTDVQPTWVDFEQVLKESQVLEVLERLDQDLVGLIPVKTRIREIAALLLVDRMRRTMELNSSPPSLHMSFTGNPGTGKTTVAMRMAEVLHRLGYVRKGHLVAVTRDDLVGQYIGHTAPKTKEVLKRAMGGVLFIDEAYYLYRQENERDYGQETIEILLQVMENQRDDLVVILAGYKDRMETFFKSNPGMSSRIAHHIDFPDYTPEELWAIAQLMAAQMQYRFSDEGGAAMQEYIRRRLTMPHFANARSIRNAIDRARLRHANRLFAKGGRVSKEALMTLEAEDILQSRVFVENEPDAG